A genomic segment from Conger conger chromosome 2, fConCon1.1, whole genome shotgun sequence encodes:
- the map1lc3c gene encoding microtubule-associated proteins 1A/1B light chain 3C — MPPLEKSQHTKAFKLRKSFATRKQEVAVIRSKFPTKIPVIIERYTREKYLPPLDKTKFLVPQELSLSQFVTIIRNRMSLMPSQAFYLLISNNGLASMSLTMAQVYKDHRDDDGFLYMTYASQEMFGDTPECLAKVERSAT; from the exons ATGCCTCCACTTGAGAAATCACAACATACCAAGGCCTTCAAACTTAGGAAAAGCTTTG CGACAAGGAAGCAAGAGGTGGCCGTGATTCGCTCCAAATTTCCAACCAAGATTCCT GTGATAATCGAAAGGTACACCAGGGAAAAGTACTTGCCTCCGCTGGATAAAACTAAATTTCTTGTTCCTCAAGAACTGTCCCTGAGTCAGTTTGTAACTATTATAAG AAATCGGATGTCCCTGATGCCAAGTCAAGCCTTCTATTTGCTAATCAGCAACAATGGACTCGCTAGTATGTCGCTCACCATGGCGCAGGTCTACAAGGACCACCGAGACGACGATGGCTTTCTGTACATGACGTACGCTTCTCAGGAAATGTTCGGGGACACTCCGGAATGCCTGGCCAAGGTTGAAAGGAGTGCAACGTAG